The following proteins are encoded in a genomic region of Gouania willdenowi unplaced genomic scaffold, fGouWil2.1 scaffold_332_arrow_ctg1, whole genome shotgun sequence:
- the LOC114459646 gene encoding uncharacterized protein LOC114459646, producing the protein MPPARPSKREDSTHSPPPPPTEATPITHAPTRDTPDASTARRTAAPATSPTQALFGRVFSKRDAVWTEIGHKAMVEVAAEEEELEDLSEEELKAQQAGSKSQCIPHGKKYEKKWLVPAQQNICSIPYAPIQDGNDLPHPLALMWTHPPLSHLVSGASWELTSHIRGDLVVPTANTPEEVGWKSSSSSLLSPGCRVRSGLLLVRIT; encoded by the exons atgccCCCCGCACGGCCGAGCAAGAGAGAGGACAGCACccacagccccccccccccccccacggaggccacCCCAATCACCCACGCGCCGACACGAgacacccccgacgccagcacagcccggaggacagcggCCCCTGCCACCAGCCCCACCCAAG CACTGTTTGGGAGAGTGTTTAGCAAAAGAGACGCCGTATGGACAGAGATTGGCCACAAGGCAATGGTGGAGGTGgcggcagaggaggaggagttagAGGATCTTTCAGAGGAGGAGTTAAAAGCCCAACAGGCTGGTTCAAAATCACAGTGT ATTCCTCACGGTAAAAAGTATGAGAAGAAGTGGTTAGTGCCAGCTCAGCAGAACATCTGCTCCATCCCTTACGCTCCTATTCAG GATGGAAATGACCTCCCCCACCCATTGGCTTTGATGTGGACACACCCACCACTATCCCACCTTGTAAG CGGTGCATCCTGGGAGCTCACGTCCCATATCAGAGGAGATCTGGTGGTGCCTACAGCCAACACGCCTGAGGAGGTGGGATGGAAGAGCAGCAGCTCCAGCCTGTTAAGTCCTGGATGCAGGGTGAGGTCTGGACTGCTGCTGGTCAGGATCACATAA